One Eurosta solidaginis isolate ZX-2024a chromosome 5, ASM4086904v1, whole genome shotgun sequence DNA segment encodes these proteins:
- the LOC137251697 gene encoding uncharacterized protein → MANIIKIACFMWLISALAVQKCESQESDETEGDYTEGDYTEDEATGDEYTEEENTEDENTENEHIEEESETDEPGTFRKFAHATGDFAKGAVLAAGKSIAKQAAEKVIKKINPVRKCLECDGDKDEEYTPTKVVGAKTQGGAREVRGKPKGAAKKTGGVFQGVGHKLGGKPQAVAKKNGGIFQGVGKKIGAKVQGVVQKFGSKTQGAAPKAGGNAQGHEPKDGSKTKGGAQKVGGKLKTFFG, encoded by the exons ATGGCTAATATTATAAAAATCGCTTGCTTTATGTGGTTAATTTCAG CGCTGGCTGTGCAGAAATGTGAGTCACAGGAATCTGACGAAACTGAGGGGGATTATACGGAGGGGGATTATACGGAGGATGAAGCTACAGGGGATGAATATACAGAAGAAGAAAATACAGAGGATGAAAACACAGAGAATGAACATATAGAGGAGGAATCTGAAACAGACGAGCCTGGAACCTTCAGGAAGTTTGCACATGCGACTGGGGATTTTGCTAAAGGCGCTGTCCTCGCTGCCGGCAAAAGCATTGCAAAACAAGCTGCagaaaaagtaattaaaaaaattaatcctGTTCGTAAATGCTTAGAATGTGATGGTGATAAAGATGAAGAATATACTCCAACAAAAGTTGTTGGAGCTAAAACTCAGGGAGGTGCACGAGAAGTTCGAGGTAAACCTAAAGGAGCTGCAAAAAAAACTGGTGGTGTATTTCAGGGAGTAGGACATAAACTTGGTGGTAAACCTCAAGCAGTTGCAAAAAAAAATGGTGGTATATTTCAGGGAGTAGGGAAAAAAATTGGTGCTAAAGTTCAAGGAGTTGTGCAAAAATTCGGTAGTAAAACTCAAGGAGCTGCACCAAAAGCAGGTGGTAATGCCCAAGGACATGAACCGAAAGATGGTAGTAAGACTAAAGGAGGGGCACAAAAAGTTGGTGGTAAACTCAAAACGTTTTTCGGTTAA